The following coding sequences are from one Rutidosis leptorrhynchoides isolate AG116_Rl617_1_P2 chromosome 11, CSIRO_AGI_Rlap_v1, whole genome shotgun sequence window:
- the LOC139876667 gene encoding cytochrome P450 94A1-like, giving the protein MLVELSLLLSIFLYFFFIFFKTTSNQDSSPKSYPLIGSSIALYTNRHRITQWTTDYLLNSPTLTLKLRGPFGQSRVITGNPEVVKHILKTQFSSYEKGEIFRTPVFELLGDGIFNVDGDEWKFQRQVSSHEFNTKSLRHFVEHVVDTELNERLIPILKSAVENDTILDLQDILQRFAFDNICRIAFGYDPKYLTPSLPKAEFAIAFEDAVRISSDRFRMISPLFWKLKRILNIGSEKRLKEAVSEIRQFATKILNEKKQDLSSNSSSIQSVDLLSRFLCSGHSEEKFVTDIVISFILAGRDTTSAAMTWFFWLIDKNPDIESKIVDEIKAKSDSPIYDEVKDMVYTHASLCESMRLYPPVPMDPKVATADDVLPDGTVVKKEMIVTYHPYAMGRVEKFWGKDWKEFRPERWLEKDEMTEKVRFVARDPYLYPVFQAGPRICLGKDMAFLQMKRVVAGILRQFKVVAAEDDGSEPFFMVDLTSKMKGGFPVKIKERK; this is encoded by the exons atgctagtagaATTATCACTCCTTTTATCCATTTTTCTTTActtctttttcatcttcttcaAAACCACATCCAACCAAGATTCATCACCAAAATCATACCCTTTAATTGGAAGCTCTATTGCATTATACACCAATCGCCACCGTATAACTCAATGGACGACCGATTACCTCCTCAACTCGCCGACGTTAACTTTAAAACTCCGGGGACCATTCGGCCAAAGTCGTGTCATCACCGGCAACCCAGAAGTTGTTAAACACATACTCAAGACCCAATTTTCATCGTACGAAAAAGGCGAAATTTTTCGAACCCCTGTATTCGAATTACTAGGAGATGGTATCTTTAACGTTGATGGTGATGAATGGAAGTTTCAAAGACAAGTTTCTAGCCATGAATTTAATACCAAATCACTTAGGCATTTCGTCGAACACGTTGTGGATACTGAATTGAACGAAAGATTAATTCCTATATTGAAATCCGCGGTTGAAAATGATACAATTCTTGATTTACAAGATATACTTCAACGTTTTGCGTTTGATAATATTTGTAGAATCGCGTTTGGGTACGATCCTAAATACTTAACACCATCTTTACCAAAAGCTGAATTTGCTATTGCCTTTGAAGACGCTGTTCGTATCAGTAGCGACAGGTTTCGTATGATTTCGCCATTGTTTTGGAAATTGAAACGGATTCTAAATATCGGGTCCGAAAAACGACTCAAAGAAGCCGTGTCAGAAATTCGCCAATTCGCTACAAAGATATTGAACGAAAAGAAACAAGACCTATCGAGTAACTCGTCATCAATCCAATCCGTTGATTTGTTGTCACGGTTTTTATGTTCGGGTCATTCAGAAGAAAAATTTGTAACGGATATTGTGATTAGTTTTATACTCGCGGGTAGAGATACTACTTCTGCTGCTATGACATGGTTTTTCTGGTTGATTGATAAGAATCCAGATATTGAAAGTAAAATTGTGGATGAAATTAAAGCGAAATCGGATTCACCTATTTACGATGAAGTGAAAGATATGGTTTATACTCATGCTTCTCTTTGTGAAAGTATGAGACTTTATCCGCCGGTCCCAATGGACCCGAAGGTGGCGACCGCTGACGATGTTTTGCCGGACGGAACGGTGGTGAAGAAAG AGATGATAGTGACTTACCATCCTTATGCAATGGGGAGGGTGGAGAAGTTTTGGGGCAAAGATTGGAAGGAGTTTCGGCCAGAACGGTGGTTGGAGAAGGATGAGATGACGGAGAAGGTGAGGTTTGTAGCGAGGGATCCATATCTGTATCCGGTGTTTCAAGCGGGCCCGAGGATTTGTTTAGGGAAAGATATGGCGTTTTTGCAAATGAAGAGGGTGGTAGCAGGTATTTTACGACAGTTTAAGGTGGTTGCGGCGGAAGATGATGGCAGTGAGCCATTTTTTATGGTTGATTTAACGTCGAAAATGAAAGGTGGGTTTCCAGTAAAGATCAAGGAAAGAAAATGA